In a single window of the Solea solea chromosome 14, fSolSol10.1, whole genome shotgun sequence genome:
- the gcna gene encoding germ cell nuclear acidic protein isoform X1, with translation MNDDNRRLFERVAKKMGWTDQEGLDGAERKLISSIGKTRHGAISGHPHVDRSSSPTTIYLSGSEDEAEKENLCSMGNDYRNKSLIESSDDDFDQFLVGRATPRAKPLAQKTCSATKKEYSTVVVVSSDDEDDFESFLQRVKTPTTKPNKKSQSVSEDSFKNFIVDDYSSGDDFIETQFSLKVPKKSNTPASKPPLRRPLSQLESPVFFGDSDDDDNILVKSTWKTRHSKPKPATKTNSDTHLLCGKDESLPSPPVSSVSSPFSFPPPKTPTLPKCTFSTSSKLDESASSDDEFTSLLERLKRKNKLSGTSFSPKNTKECSKKPPVLVPPAERRTMPASKSLGETPLKTPGKSTMVKPTVSQTEPRHGPTSRVALCKIPGCFLQSLSNPGSSFGHSFKQNKGNLTAKLYQLYNTSVFDSKLPADMSVTWNKKMRKTAGYCITGQERGGGSRYARIELSEKVCDSADRLRDTLIHEMCHAATWLINGVRDGHGNFWKFYARKSTVVHPELPMVTRCHTYDIKYKFQYQCTRCQNSIGRHSKSLDTQRFVCALCTGHLVLLTPSKPRAPAPFANFVKENYGTVRQELAGQSHAEVMRKLSADFASKTKLSQS, from the exons TTGATTAGCTCAATTGGCAAGACTCGTCATGGTGCGATAAGTGGGCATCCACATGTAGATCGATCATCCTCGCCTACAACAATTTACCTCTCTGGAAGTGAAGATGAAGCAGAGAAGGAGAACTTGTGCTCCATGGGAAATGACTACAGAAACAAGTCTTTGATTGAGTCTAGTGACGATGACTTTGACCAGT TTCTTGTGGGAAGAGCGACACCGAGAGCTAAACCTTTAGCACAGAAAACCTGTAGCGCTACAAAGAAGGAATA ttcaacTGTAGTTGTGGTGAGCTCTGACGATGAAGACGATTTTGAATCAT TTCTGCAACGAGTGAAAACACCCACCACCAAGCCTAATAAAAAATCACAGAGTGTGAGTGAAGACAG ctttaaaaactTCATTGTGGATGATTACTCATCAGGTGACGACTTTATTGAGACACAATTTTCTTTAAAAG TGCCAAAGAAAAGCAACACACCAGCATCCAAGCCTCCTCTGAGGAGACCACTATCTCAATTGGAGTCCCCAGTCTTTTTtggtgacagtgatgatgatgataatatttTGGTCAAGAGCACTTGGAAAACCCGCCACTCCAAACCTAAACCCGCCACAAAAACTAACAGTGATACTCATCTTCTCTGTGGTAAAGATGAGAGTTTGCCGTCTCCGCCTGTCTCTTCTGTCTCAtctccattttcttttcctccaccaAAAACTCCAACATTGCCCAAGTGTACTTTTTCCACATCTTCTAAACTGGACGAGTCTGCCAGCTCTGATGATGAGTTTACATCCTTGCTGGAGAgactgaaaaggaaaaacaaactcagTGGCACGTCATTCTCACCCAAGAACACCAAAG AGTGTAGCAAGAAGCCTCCTGTGTTAGTCCCTCCCGCAGAGAGACGCACAATGCCAGCCTCTAAATCCTTAGGGGAAACACCTCTGAAAACACCGGGGAAATCCACCATGGTGAAACCTACAGTCAGTCAGACGGAACCCAGACACGGCCCCACCAGCAG GGTAGCACTGTGTAAGATCCCAGGCTGCTTCTTACAGTCACTCTCAAACCCAGGCTCCAGCTTTGGCCACAGTTTTAAGCAGAATAAGGGAAACCTCACTGCTAAACTCTACCAGCTGTACAACACCAGTGTATTCGATAGCAAG CTTCCTGCTGACATGTCGGTGACCTGGAATAAGAAAATGCGGAAAACGGCAGGTTACTGTATCACAGGGCAGGAGCGAGGTGGTGGAAGCCGCTACGCCCGCATAGAACTGTCAGAGAAAGTCTGTGATTCTGCAG ATCGTCTCAGGGACACACTGATACATGAGATGTGTCACGCTGCAACGTGGCTGATTAATGGTGTAAGGGATGGACATGGAAACTTCTGGAAGTTTTACGCTCGCAAGTCCACAGTTGTGCATCCTGAGCTGCCCATGGTAACTCGCTGCCACACTTACGACATCAAGTACAAATTCCAGTATCAGTGCACCCGTTGCCAGAACAG TATTGGGCGTCATTCCAAGTCACTggacacacagaggtttgtgtgtgCCCTCTGCACAGGTCACCTCGTCCTGCTGACTCCTTCCAAGCCGCGCGCCCCTGCGCCTTTTGCCAACTTTGTCAAAGAGAACTATGGGACTGTACGACAGGAGCTGGCTGGACAAAGCCACGCAGAAGTGATGCGTAAGCTCAGTGCAGACTTTGCCTCCAAAACTAAACTCAGTCAAAGCTGA
- the cetn2 gene encoding uncharacterized protein cetn2, producing the protein MATSAKRPSLQGPVPPPRKKTTPKPELTEEQKQEIREAFELFDTDGSGYIDVKELKVAMRALGFEPKKEEIKKMIGEVDKDGTGKISFTDFLSVMTQKMAEKDSKEEILKAFRLFDDDETGKISFRNLKRVAKELGENLTDEELQEMIDEADRDGDGEVNQQEFLRIMKKTCLY; encoded by the exons ATG GCAACCAGTGCCAAGAGACCATCCCTGCAGGGTCCAGTGCCCCCTCCTCGTAAGAAGACTACCCCCAAACCAGAGCTGACTGAGGAGCAGAAGCAGGAGATCAGGGAGGCATTCGAGCTGTTTGACACAGACGGCTCTGGATACATTGATGTCAAAGAGCTCAAG gttgCGATGAGAGCTCTGGGGTTTGAACCAAAGAAAGAGGAGATCAAGAAGATGATTGGTGAAGTGGATAAAGATGGCACAGGGAAGATCTCCTTCACCGACTTCCTCAGTGTCATGACACAGAAAATG GCAGAGAAAGACTCCAAAGAGGAAATCCTAAAAGCTTTCCGgctgtttgatgatgatgagactGGAAAGATCTCCTTCAGGAATCTTAAGAGAGTGGCCAAAGAGCTTGGCGAGAACCTGACGGACGAAGAGCTGCAG GAAATGATCGATGAAGCGGACAGGGACGGAGATGGAGAAGTCAACCAGCAGGAGTTTCTGCGCATTATGAAGAAAACCTGTCTGTACTGA
- the gcna gene encoding germ cell nuclear acidic protein isoform X2, which yields MTLTSVILVGRATPRAKPLAQKTCSATKKEYSTVVVVSSDDEDDFESFLQRVKTPTTKPNKKSQSVSEDSFKNFIVDDYSSGDDFIETQFSLKVPKKSNTPASKPPLRRPLSQLESPVFFGDSDDDDNILVKSTWKTRHSKPKPATKTNSDTHLLCGKDESLPSPPVSSVSSPFSFPPPKTPTLPKCTFSTSSKLDESASSDDEFTSLLERLKRKNKLSGTSFSPKNTKECSKKPPVLVPPAERRTMPASKSLGETPLKTPGKSTMVKPTVSQTEPRHGPTSRVALCKIPGCFLQSLSNPGSSFGHSFKQNKGNLTAKLYQLYNTSVFDSKLPADMSVTWNKKMRKTAGYCITGQERGGGSRYARIELSEKVCDSADRLRDTLIHEMCHAATWLINGVRDGHGNFWKFYARKSTVVHPELPMVTRCHTYDIKYKFQYQCTRCQNSIGRHSKSLDTQRFVCALCTGHLVLLTPSKPRAPAPFANFVKENYGTVRQELAGQSHAEVMRKLSADFASKTKLSQS from the exons ATGACTTTGACCAGTGTGA TTCTTGTGGGAAGAGCGACACCGAGAGCTAAACCTTTAGCACAGAAAACCTGTAGCGCTACAAAGAAGGAATA ttcaacTGTAGTTGTGGTGAGCTCTGACGATGAAGACGATTTTGAATCAT TTCTGCAACGAGTGAAAACACCCACCACCAAGCCTAATAAAAAATCACAGAGTGTGAGTGAAGACAG ctttaaaaactTCATTGTGGATGATTACTCATCAGGTGACGACTTTATTGAGACACAATTTTCTTTAAAAG TGCCAAAGAAAAGCAACACACCAGCATCCAAGCCTCCTCTGAGGAGACCACTATCTCAATTGGAGTCCCCAGTCTTTTTtggtgacagtgatgatgatgataatatttTGGTCAAGAGCACTTGGAAAACCCGCCACTCCAAACCTAAACCCGCCACAAAAACTAACAGTGATACTCATCTTCTCTGTGGTAAAGATGAGAGTTTGCCGTCTCCGCCTGTCTCTTCTGTCTCAtctccattttcttttcctccaccaAAAACTCCAACATTGCCCAAGTGTACTTTTTCCACATCTTCTAAACTGGACGAGTCTGCCAGCTCTGATGATGAGTTTACATCCTTGCTGGAGAgactgaaaaggaaaaacaaactcagTGGCACGTCATTCTCACCCAAGAACACCAAAG AGTGTAGCAAGAAGCCTCCTGTGTTAGTCCCTCCCGCAGAGAGACGCACAATGCCAGCCTCTAAATCCTTAGGGGAAACACCTCTGAAAACACCGGGGAAATCCACCATGGTGAAACCTACAGTCAGTCAGACGGAACCCAGACACGGCCCCACCAGCAG GGTAGCACTGTGTAAGATCCCAGGCTGCTTCTTACAGTCACTCTCAAACCCAGGCTCCAGCTTTGGCCACAGTTTTAAGCAGAATAAGGGAAACCTCACTGCTAAACTCTACCAGCTGTACAACACCAGTGTATTCGATAGCAAG CTTCCTGCTGACATGTCGGTGACCTGGAATAAGAAAATGCGGAAAACGGCAGGTTACTGTATCACAGGGCAGGAGCGAGGTGGTGGAAGCCGCTACGCCCGCATAGAACTGTCAGAGAAAGTCTGTGATTCTGCAG ATCGTCTCAGGGACACACTGATACATGAGATGTGTCACGCTGCAACGTGGCTGATTAATGGTGTAAGGGATGGACATGGAAACTTCTGGAAGTTTTACGCTCGCAAGTCCACAGTTGTGCATCCTGAGCTGCCCATGGTAACTCGCTGCCACACTTACGACATCAAGTACAAATTCCAGTATCAGTGCACCCGTTGCCAGAACAG TATTGGGCGTCATTCCAAGTCACTggacacacagaggtttgtgtgtgCCCTCTGCACAGGTCACCTCGTCCTGCTGACTCCTTCCAAGCCGCGCGCCCCTGCGCCTTTTGCCAACTTTGTCAAAGAGAACTATGGGACTGTACGACAGGAGCTGGCTGGACAAAGCCACGCAGAAGTGATGCGTAAGCTCAGTGCAGACTTTGCCTCCAAAACTAAACTCAGTCAAAGCTGA
- the nsdhl gene encoding sterol-4-alpha-carboxylate 3-dehydrogenase, decarboxylating, which translates to MATRLRPCNKRCAVIGGSGFLGRHLVEKLLERGYSVSVFDIHQSYELPGVTFHQGDLCNKQTLLPALKDVSLVFHCASPAPGSDNRALFEKVNIQGTRTVIQACKEAQVQKLVLTSSASVVFEGTDIKNGREDLPYAKKPMDYYTETKIEQEKLVLAACDKENGFFTVAIRPHGIFGPRDPQLVPILVDTARRGKMKFKIGDGTNLVDFTFVENVVHGHILAAEHLRPDSPICGKPYHITNDEPVRFWDFMSEVLVGLGYAAPRYRLPYTFVYGLAVLLWLLALILRPLVSFKPTFTPMRVALAGTHHYYSCDRAKQDMSYKPVVSLKEGIARTVQSYPHLRQGA; encoded by the exons ATGGCCACGCGTCTCAGACCG TGTAATAAGCGGTGTGCCGTCATTGGCGGCTCTGGCTTCCTGGGCAGACACCTGGTGGAGAAGCTGTTGGAGCGAGGCTactctgtgtcagtgtttgacaTCCATCAGAGCTACGAGCTGCCTGGGGTCACCTTTCACCAGGGAGACCTCTGCAACAAACAG ACTCTCCTGCCAGCGCTGAAGGACGTGTCCCTGGTATTCCACTGTGCTTCTCCAGCTCCTGGCAGTGATAACCGTGCATTGTTTGAGAAAGTCAACATCCAGGGCACACGCACTGTTATTCAGGCCTGCAAAGAAGCTCAAGTACAG AAATTGGTCCTGACAAGCAGTGCCAGTGTAGTGTTTGAAGGGACAGACATTAAGAATGGACGCGAGGACCTACCATATGCCAAGAAGCCCATGGACTACTACACAGAGACCAAGATTGAACAGGAGAAG TTGGTCCTCGCAGCTTGTGACAAAGAGAACGGTTTCTTCACAGTCGCCATCCGCCCTCATGGCATCTTTGGCCCCCGGGACCCACAGCTGGTTCCTATCCTGGTGGACACGGCTCGCAGGGGCAAGATGAAGTTCAAAATTGG CGATGGGACCAATCTGGTGGATTTCACTTTTGTGGAGAACGTCGTTCATGGGCACATCCTGGCTGCTGAACACCTGAGGCCAGACTCGCCTATATGTGGAAAG CCGTATCACATCACTAATGATGAACCAGTGAGATTCTGGGACTTCATGTCTGAGGTGCTGGTCGGACTGGGATATGCTGCCCCGCGCTACCGCCTCCCCTACACCTTTGTGTACGGACTGGCCGTCCTCCTCTGGCTGCTGGCTCTGATCTTGCGTCCACTAGTGTCATTCAAACCCACATTTACCCCAATGAGAGTGGCTCTGGCTGGAACCCACCACTACTACAGCTGTGACCGCGCTAAGCAGGACATGAGCTACAAACCGGTAGTCAGCCTGAAGGAGGGCATCGCCCGCACCGTGCAGAGCTACCCTCACCTCAGACAAGGGGCCTGA